The Zonotrichia albicollis isolate bZonAlb1 chromosome 6, bZonAlb1.hap1, whole genome shotgun sequence genome window below encodes:
- the NR1H3 gene encoding oxysterols receptor LXR-alpha, whose product MGPTQLSTQDHGKRVASVFEMEEEGLALFPGSENPPEHAENPPLKRKKGPAPKMLGNEVCSVCGDKASGFHYNVLSCEGCKGFFRRSVIKGAQYACKNGGKCEMDMYMRRKCQECRLRKCQEAGMREQYVLSEEQIRLKKLKKQEDDQARTVVVRPNPPNPPSPSHKLTPEQLSMIKKLVAAQQQCNQRSFTDRLKVTPWPQIPDPNNREARQQRFAHFTELAIISVQEIVDFAKQLPGFLELTREDQIALLKTSTIEVMLLETSRRYNPEIESITFLKDLSYNRDDFAKAGLQFEFINPIFEFSKGMNELQLNDAEYALLIAINIFSADRPNVQDQSLVERLQHTYVEALHSYICINRPNDRLMFPRMLMKLVSLRTLSSVHSEQVFALRLQDKKLPPLLSEIWDVHE is encoded by the exons ATGGGTCCCACTCAACTCAGCACACAGGATCATGGGAAGAGGGTGGCAAGTGTATTTGAAATGGAGGAGGAAGGGCTTGCACTCTTCCCGGGCTCAGAGAACCCCCCTGAGCATGCAG AAAATCCCCCCTTGAAGCGGAAGAAGGGCCCGGCCCCTAAGATGCTGGGAAACGAAGTGTGCAGCGTGTGTGGGGACAAGGCCTCCGGCTTCCACTACAACGTGCTGAGCTGCGAAGGCTGCAAGGGCTTCTTCCGCCGCAGCGTCATCAAGGGCGCGCAGTACGCCTGCAAGAACGGCGGCAAGTGCGAGATGGACATGTACATGCGCCGCAAGTGCCAGGAGTGCCGGCTGCGCAAGTGCCAGGAGGCCGGCATGCGCGAGCAGT ATGTTCTGTCTGAAGAACAGATCCGACTGAAGAAACTGAAGAAGCAGGAAGATGACCAGGCTCGGACAGTTGTGGTGCGTCCAAACCCTCCAAATCCACCAAGCCCTTCTCACAAACTGACGCCGGAACAGCTGAGCATGATAAAAAAGCTCGTGGCCGCTCAGCAGCAGTGCAACCAGCGCTCCTTCACAGACAGGCTCAAAGTGACG CCATGGCCCCAGATTCCTGATCCAAATAACCGTGAAGCAAGGCAGCAGCGTTTTGCTCACTTCACAGAACTTGCAATTATCTCTGTGCAAGAGATCGTGGACTTTGCCAAGCAATTACCTGGCTTCCTGGAACTCACCAGGGAAGATCAGATTGCTTTACTGAAGACATCTACCATAGAG GTGATGTTGTTGGAGACATCTCGGCGCTACAATCCAGAGATTGAGAGCATCACCTTTCTTAAGGACCTGAGCTATAATCGGGATGACTTCGCCAAAGCAG GTCTGCAGTTTGAGTTCATTAACCCCATCTTTGAGTTCTCAAAGGGAATGAATGAGCTACAGCTTAATGATGCTGAATATGCACTTTTAATTGCCATCAATATTTTCTCTGCAG ACCGACCGAATGTGCAGGACCAGTCCCTGGtggagaggctgcagcacaCCTATGTGGAAGCACTTCATTCTTACATTTGCATCAACAGACCAAAT GACCGTTTGATGTTTCCACGGATGTTAATGAAGCTGGTCAGTCTTCGGACGCTGAGCAGTGTCCACTCTGAACAGGTGTTTGCCCTTCGGCTGCAGGATAAGAAACTCCCGCCCCTGCTTTCAGAAATCTGGGATGTGCATGAGTGA